One stretch of Eggerthella lenta DSM 2243 DNA includes these proteins:
- the rpmC gene encoding 50S ribosomal protein L29, translated as MKAAEIRELSADDLQAKLKEARAELFNLRFQMATSQLDNTARVKQVKKDIARIQTEMRARELSA; from the coding sequence ATGAAAGCAGCAGAGATCCGTGAGCTGTCTGCCGACGATTTGCAGGCGAAACTCAAGGAAGCGCGCGCGGAGCTTTTCAACCTGCGCTTCCAGATGGCTACGAGCCAGCTTGACAACACCGCCCGCGTGAAGCAGGTCAAAAAGGACATCGCGCGTATTCAGACCGAGATGCGCGCCCGCGAGCTGAGCGCATAG
- the rplP gene encoding 50S ribosomal protein L16, whose translation MLVPKRVKHRKVQRGSMKGKAKGGTRLNHGEYGIQALEAAWITNRQIEAARIAMTRYMKRGGKVWITIFPDKPITKKPAETRMGSGKGNPEAWVAVVKPGRIMFEIGGVDEAVAKEALRLAINKLPIKCKIVSRETEGQE comes from the coding sequence ATGCTCGTACCTAAGCGCGTGAAGCACCGCAAGGTGCAGCGTGGTTCCATGAAGGGCAAGGCCAAAGGCGGCACCCGGTTGAACCACGGCGAATACGGCATCCAGGCGCTCGAAGCCGCTTGGATCACCAACCGCCAGATCGAGGCAGCCCGTATCGCCATGACCCGCTACATGAAGCGTGGCGGCAAGGTGTGGATCACGATCTTCCCGGACAAGCCCATCACGAAGAAGCCTGCCGAGACTCGCATGGGTTCCGGTAAGGGCAACCCCGAGGCATGGGTCGCGGTCGTCAAGCCCGGCCGCATCATGTTCGAGATCGGTGGCGTCGACGAGGCCGTCGCCAAGGAAGCGCTCCGCCTCGCCATCAACAAGTTGCCCATCAAGTGCAAGATTGTTTCTCGTGAAACGGAAGGGCAGGAATAA
- the rplX gene encoding 50S ribosomal protein L24, producing MNIKKGDKVKVLAGKDKGKEGTILRSLPQKQRVVVEKVNIVKKALRPTQQNPQGGISSVEAPIHVSNVMLVCPSCKQPTRVSNKRDENGKKVRVCKKCGKDID from the coding sequence ATGAACATCAAAAAGGGCGATAAGGTGAAGGTCCTGGCCGGCAAGGACAAGGGCAAAGAGGGCACGATCCTGCGCTCGCTGCCGCAGAAGCAGCGCGTCGTCGTGGAGAAGGTCAACATCGTCAAGAAGGCTCTTCGCCCCACGCAGCAGAACCCGCAGGGCGGTATCTCTTCGGTGGAGGCTCCCATCCACGTGTCGAACGTGATGCTGGTGTGCCCGAGCTGCAAGCAGCCCACGCGCGTCAGCAACAAGCGCGACGAGAACGGCAAGAAGGTCCGCGTCTGCAAGAAGTGCGGCAAGGACATCGACTAG
- the rplE gene encoding 50S ribosomal protein L5, translated as MTAPRLKEKYTNEIVAKLEKDLALDNVNKVPRLEKIVVNMGVGAAAADHKLLDAAMGDLRIITGQQPCVTRAKKSIAGFHVREGQPIGCKVTLRGDRMWEFLDRLLATALPRVRDFRGISPTSFDGRGNYTMGVTEQLIFSEIDYDKIDRTRGMDITFVTTAPDDDSAFALLDALGFPFKDKE; from the coding sequence ATGACTGCTCCTCGCTTGAAGGAAAAGTACACCAACGAGATCGTGGCCAAGCTCGAGAAGGATCTCGCCCTCGACAACGTGAACAAGGTTCCGCGCCTTGAGAAGATCGTCGTGAACATGGGCGTGGGCGCCGCCGCTGCCGACCACAAGCTGCTGGACGCCGCCATGGGCGACCTGCGCATCATCACGGGTCAGCAGCCCTGCGTGACGCGCGCCAAGAAGTCCATCGCTGGTTTCCACGTGCGCGAAGGCCAGCCCATCGGCTGCAAGGTCACGCTGCGCGGCGACCGCATGTGGGAGTTCCTCGACCGTCTGCTGGCCACGGCGCTTCCCCGCGTGCGCGACTTCCGCGGCATCTCGCCGACCAGCTTCGACGGCCGCGGCAACTACACCATGGGCGTCACCGAGCAGCTTATCTTCTCGGAGATCGATTACGACAAGATCGATCGCACGCGCGGCATGGACATCACGTTCGTGACGACGGCTCCGGACGACGACAGCGCCTTCGCGCTGCTCGACGCGCTGGGCTTCCCGTTCAAGGACAAGGAATAA
- the rplN gene encoding 50S ribosomal protein L14, translating into MIQMQTMLAVADNSGARKVQCIKVLGGSKRRYAGLGDVIICSVKEAAPNTNVKKGDVVRCVVVRVKKEVRRVDGSYIKFDQNAAVLIDTNGAPRGTRIFGPVARELRDKKYMKIVSLAPETL; encoded by the coding sequence ATGATTCAGATGCAAACCATGCTCGCAGTGGCCGATAACTCCGGCGCTCGCAAGGTGCAGTGCATCAAGGTCCTGGGCGGCTCCAAGCGCCGTTACGCGGGACTGGGCGATGTCATCATCTGCAGCGTTAAAGAAGCCGCGCCGAACACCAACGTGAAGAAGGGCGACGTCGTCCGCTGCGTGGTCGTTCGCGTGAAGAAGGAAGTTCGTCGTGTCGACGGCAGCTACATCAAGTTCGACCAGAACGCAGCCGTTCTGATCGACACGAACGGCGCCCCGCGCGGCACGCGCATCTTCGGGCCCGTCGCCCGCGAGCTGCGCGACAAGAAGTACATGAAGATCGTGTCCCTGGCACCTGAAACGCTCTAA
- a CDS encoding type Z 30S ribosomal protein S14 yields the protein MAKKSMVAKAKREPKFSTRQHNRCTRCGRPRAYYRKFGLCRVCLRELANKGELPGVTKASW from the coding sequence ATGGCTAAGAAATCGATGGTCGCCAAGGCCAAGCGCGAGCCGAAGTTCTCGACGCGTCAGCACAACCGCTGCACGCGCTGCGGACGTCCCCGCGCCTACTACCGCAAGTTCGGCCTGTGCCGCGTCTGCTTGCGCGAGTTGGCCAACAAAGGCGAACTGCCCGGCGTGACCAAAGCTTCGTGGTAA
- the rpsQ gene encoding 30S ribosomal protein S17, giving the protein MSEERNSRKVRQGVVVSAVNDKTCVVQVKERKPHPVYGKMMTTTKKFHAHDENNEAGLGDTVQIMETRPLSKMKRWRLVKIVEKAQ; this is encoded by the coding sequence ATGAGCGAAGAACGTAACTCCCGCAAGGTCCGTCAGGGCGTCGTGGTAAGCGCCGTCAACGACAAGACCTGCGTCGTGCAAGTCAAGGAGCGCAAGCCGCACCCCGTGTACGGCAAGATGATGACGACGACGAAGAAGTTCCATGCCCATGACGAGAACAACGAAGCCGGCCTCGGCGACACCGTTCAGATCATGGAAACGCGTCCGCTGTCGAAGATGAAGCGCTGGCGCCTCGTGAAGATCGTCGAGAAGGCCCAGTAG